From Streptomyces chrestomyceticus JCM 4735, one genomic window encodes:
- a CDS encoding HNH endonuclease, which produces MDAARKPPDWRDTKAGLKVRAAAWLATTVGEGNTFSWKQLHDAFPQAATIDRRLRDLRTEHGWDIKVFRGAPEGAEMQLAKIGDPVWDPAHTRRNRRSSAAERMAIFERDGFRCTSCGISAGEPHLDSGVPAQLEVSYVAPISEGGKASEENMVTLCNRCHAGTRALGNSAAQLETVSRYVCDLPARQQTILLAWMAKGERSPSPVERAWAMYRHLSPEQQKTVRQKLADEVERTADVEIEL; this is translated from the coding sequence GTGGATGCCGCGCGAAAGCCGCCGGACTGGCGTGACACCAAGGCAGGCCTCAAGGTGCGCGCGGCGGCTTGGCTCGCGACGACCGTAGGCGAGGGGAACACGTTTTCGTGGAAGCAACTCCACGATGCGTTCCCTCAGGCAGCGACCATCGACCGCCGCTTGCGAGATCTCCGAACGGAACACGGCTGGGACATCAAGGTCTTCAGGGGCGCCCCCGAAGGGGCAGAGATGCAACTGGCGAAGATCGGCGACCCGGTGTGGGATCCAGCGCACACCCGGAGAAATCGTCGCTCCTCGGCGGCCGAGCGAATGGCCATTTTCGAACGCGATGGCTTTCGCTGCACCTCGTGCGGCATCTCAGCGGGGGAACCACACCTTGACTCGGGCGTCCCTGCGCAACTGGAGGTAAGTTACGTAGCTCCGATCTCGGAGGGCGGCAAGGCGAGCGAAGAAAACATGGTGACCTTGTGCAACAGGTGCCACGCCGGTACTCGCGCCCTCGGTAACAGTGCCGCCCAGCTGGAAACGGTTTCTCGCTACGTCTGCGACCTGCCTGCTCGCCAGCAGACCATCCTCCTGGCGTGGATGGCTAAGGGAGAGCGTTCGCCCTCGCCGGTTGAGCGGGCTTGGGCCATGTACCGGCACCTTAGCCCCGAGCAGCAGAAGACCGTGCGGCAGAAGCTCGCTGACGAGGTCGAGCGCACCGCTGACGTCGAAATCGAGCTTTAA
- a CDS encoding nuclear transport factor 2 family protein — MNANGWQAFAAALSPGATMSDDGSDRCLQQWADKEVFSSNGHMDIESETDDGLCLVADYRNNTWGTMRTRWQFMVDGDKVSHFETGQA; from the coding sequence ATCAACGCCAACGGCTGGCAGGCCTTCGCCGCCGCGCTGAGCCCCGGCGCCACGATGTCCGACGACGGCTCGGACCGGTGCCTGCAGCAGTGGGCCGACAAGGAGGTCTTCTCCTCAAACGGCCACATGGACATCGAGTCCGAGACCGACGACGGCCTCTGTCTGGTGGCGGACTACCGCAACAACACCTGGGGGACGATGCGCACCCGCTGGCAGTTCATGGTCGACGGCGACAAGGTGAGCCACTTCGAGACGGGACAAGCCTGA
- a CDS encoding DUF6461 domain-containing protein, giving the protein MNNFTTTPWEWAQDPNAVMWCLTFTRGISPHDVLSRYGADHQTAQLLDRQQAAVLSKDSPPDGSVLRAGPLGEWSFCFEDYGVMGAMPGPLSALSHGTETLSVLMGGDGMNGFAHWRDSQCTERFEPGFSNTKPNPPHPWWDRVQGRLDASGEEYPGLVPVLEAIADHSSTVLDTLTLHGPLLTLWLDDSSRAPDPTPRPHPAVSQQLGRPLGSLVLPPTDQ; this is encoded by the coding sequence ATGAACAACTTCACGACCACCCCGTGGGAGTGGGCTCAAGATCCGAATGCCGTGATGTGGTGCCTGACCTTCACCCGCGGCATCAGTCCGCACGATGTCCTCAGCCGATACGGGGCCGACCACCAGACCGCCCAGCTCCTTGACCGGCAGCAAGCCGCCGTGCTCAGCAAGGACAGCCCGCCGGATGGCTCAGTGCTGCGGGCCGGGCCTCTGGGCGAGTGGTCCTTCTGCTTCGAGGATTACGGGGTCATGGGCGCGATGCCAGGCCCTCTGTCTGCGCTTTCCCACGGTACGGAAACCCTCAGCGTCCTTATGGGTGGCGATGGCATGAATGGTTTCGCCCACTGGCGCGACTCGCAATGCACCGAACGGTTCGAGCCCGGATTCTCCAACACCAAGCCAAACCCACCGCACCCCTGGTGGGACCGAGTGCAAGGCCGACTCGATGCCTCCGGTGAGGAGTACCCCGGCCTAGTTCCGGTCCTCGAAGCGATAGCCGACCACTCCAGCACGGTACTCGACACGCTGACCCTCCACGGACCACTGCTGACCCTATGGCTCGACGACAGCAGCCGAGCCCCCGACCCGACACCTCGACCTCACCCCGCAGTCAGTCAGCAGCTAGGCCGCCCCCTGGGCAGCCTCGTGCTTCCTCCAACTGATCAGTAG
- a CDS encoding YidB family protein, translated as MSIDDSGADAPDDLEILLVHLADNGYADQVGSWMSPDVTNLPITGKQLLGALTEDALADAASEAGLSVQEYADYLAEELPALVDGLSPHGELPEEEHDADALWAFAGATGGA; from the coding sequence GTGAGCATCGACGACTCGGGAGCCGATGCTCCAGACGACTTGGAAATCCTGCTCGTGCACCTGGCCGACAATGGCTATGCCGACCAGGTGGGCTCCTGGATGAGCCCCGACGTAACCAACCTGCCGATCACCGGCAAGCAACTGCTCGGCGCCCTGACCGAAGACGCGCTGGCTGACGCCGCGTCCGAGGCGGGCCTCTCTGTTCAGGAGTACGCCGACTACCTGGCCGAGGAACTTCCTGCCCTCGTGGACGGTCTGAGCCCCCACGGTGAACTGCCCGAAGAAGAGCACGACGCAGATGCCCTGTGGGCTTTCGCTGGTGCAACCGGCGGCGCCTGA
- a CDS encoding serine hydrolase domain-containing protein — translation MPVPFPAADTARLHETLTAVVDDGASPGGVVICGTTDGQQRILTAGTVAPECGDAPPTAETVYDIASLTKVVATWPLTGRALDAGLLNLDEPVCTALPPTTGEAPSGNPTIRQLLTHTSGLRASTRLDHYRNTNTPLHELLMREPLETDPGPHRYINRGYILLGLALTHLHQTPLDMLGHELWTGLGMHRTCYGPVTRSQNVAPTEQRLPGAPRIWGAAHDDNAALMGGIAGHAGVFSTPGDLATYAHALITAYQDGGALGGWLRASLVPHAPIEPGLDRGLSWVLADGGRTAYHHGFTGTSLYLAPDTGRYLVICTNAVYHGVARTRIAPLRSLALKTISAI, via the coding sequence ATGCCCGTACCGTTCCCCGCCGCCGACACCGCCCGCCTGCACGAGACCCTGACCGCCGTCGTCGACGACGGCGCCAGCCCCGGCGGCGTCGTCATCTGCGGCACCACCGACGGCCAGCAGCGCATCCTGACGGCCGGCACCGTCGCCCCCGAATGCGGCGACGCACCCCCCACCGCCGAGACGGTCTACGACATCGCCTCCCTGACCAAGGTCGTCGCCACCTGGCCCCTGACCGGCCGAGCCCTCGATGCCGGGCTCCTGAACCTGGACGAACCAGTGTGCACCGCCCTGCCGCCGACGACCGGTGAAGCCCCCAGCGGCAACCCGACCATCCGGCAGCTGCTCACCCACACCTCCGGCCTGCGCGCCTCCACCCGCCTGGACCACTACCGCAACACCAACACCCCGCTGCACGAACTGCTGATGCGCGAACCACTGGAGACCGACCCCGGACCGCACCGCTACATCAACCGCGGCTACATCCTGCTCGGCCTGGCCCTGACCCACCTCCACCAGACCCCCCTGGACATGCTCGGCCACGAACTGTGGACCGGCCTGGGCATGCACCGCACCTGCTATGGCCCCGTCACCCGGTCCCAGAACGTCGCCCCGACCGAACAGCGCCTGCCCGGCGCCCCCCGGATCTGGGGTGCCGCCCACGACGACAACGCCGCCCTGATGGGCGGCATCGCCGGCCACGCAGGCGTCTTCTCCACCCCCGGCGACCTCGCCACCTATGCCCACGCCCTGATCACCGCCTACCAGGACGGCGGCGCACTGGGCGGCTGGCTACGGGCCAGCCTGGTCCCGCACGCCCCAATCGAGCCGGGCCTCGACCGCGGCCTGTCCTGGGTCCTGGCCGACGGCGGCCGCACCGCCTACCACCACGGCTTCACCGGAACCAGCCTCTACCTGGCCCCCGACACCGGCCGCTACCTGGTCATCTGCACCAACGCCGTCTACCACGGCGTCGCCCGCACCCGCATCGCACCCTTGCGATCCCTCGCCCTCAAAACCATCTCCGCCATCTGA
- a CDS encoding UDP-N-acetylglucosamine 1-carboxyvinyltransferase, with protein MPLTPVCAAHDTAVLRVTGGHRLTGRIPVQGSKNIALHLYAAALLADTPVRLTAAPDILDTQVCAQILSRTGAATTADIGRFTVTPATTVRPVIDADLGHRVRTTAVLAAAVLARAGQVVFPYPGGDAFCPRLIDRHLAAMQAAGARVTADTTGIHARAPHGLRPFTVDVATPYGPSLGATVTALLLAARTPGTSRITHPSVEPEVTETARFLAERGATVHADQDGLHVTGSDRIAGGTFAVAGDRIEAATMIMMAAATGGSITLDGISTADLPRGLTDVFAAAGLKVADGADGALRAHHHGLRAVQAATGPHPGVPTDTAPQLAALLTQARGTSLITERVYPRRDTHCAGLRALGADLTSRGPAIRVRGPVRLRAAQVAAGDIRAVTALLIAALAADFTSTIRGTFHLRRGYGHLLANLATLGADITLTTEAP; from the coding sequence ATGCCCCTGACCCCTGTCTGCGCCGCCCACGACACCGCCGTCCTGCGCGTGACCGGCGGCCACCGGCTGACCGGCCGAATCCCCGTCCAGGGCAGCAAGAACATCGCCCTGCACCTGTACGCCGCGGCGCTGCTGGCCGACACCCCCGTTCGCCTGACCGCCGCGCCGGACATCCTCGACACCCAGGTATGCGCCCAGATCCTTTCCCGCACCGGAGCCGCCACCACCGCCGACATCGGCCGGTTCACCGTGACCCCGGCCACGACGGTCCGCCCGGTCATCGACGCAGACCTGGGCCACCGCGTGCGCACCACCGCCGTCCTGGCCGCCGCCGTCCTGGCCCGCGCCGGGCAGGTCGTCTTCCCCTACCCGGGCGGCGACGCCTTCTGCCCACGCCTGATCGACCGGCACCTGGCCGCCATGCAGGCCGCCGGCGCCCGCGTCACCGCCGACACCACCGGCATCCACGCCCGCGCCCCGCACGGGCTGCGCCCGTTCACCGTCGATGTGGCCACACCGTACGGCCCCAGTCTGGGCGCCACGGTGACCGCCCTGCTGCTCGCCGCCCGCACACCGGGCACCAGCCGCATCACCCACCCGTCCGTTGAACCCGAAGTCACCGAGACCGCCCGCTTCCTCGCCGAGCGCGGCGCCACCGTTCACGCCGACCAGGACGGCCTGCACGTCACCGGCAGCGACCGGATCGCCGGAGGGACGTTCGCGGTAGCCGGTGACCGCATCGAAGCAGCCACCATGATCATGATGGCCGCCGCCACCGGCGGCAGCATCACCCTCGACGGCATCAGCACCGCAGACCTCCCCCGCGGGCTCACCGACGTCTTCGCCGCCGCCGGCCTTAAGGTCGCCGACGGCGCGGACGGCGCCCTGCGCGCGCACCACCACGGCCTGCGCGCCGTGCAGGCCGCCACCGGACCGCACCCCGGCGTGCCGACCGACACCGCACCCCAACTCGCCGCCCTGCTCACCCAGGCACGGGGCACCTCGCTGATCACCGAGCGGGTGTACCCCCGCCGCGACACGCACTGTGCGGGACTGCGCGCCCTCGGCGCCGACCTCACCTCCCGCGGCCCGGCAATTCGCGTCCGCGGGCCCGTGCGCCTGCGAGCGGCGCAGGTCGCTGCCGGGGACATCCGTGCGGTGACCGCGCTGCTGATCGCCGCCCTCGCCGCCGACTTCACCTCTACGATCCGGGGAACTTTCCATCTCCGGCGCGGCTACGGACACCTGCTGGCCAACCTCGCCACGCTGGGAGCCGACATCACCCTGACCACGGAGGCGCCCTGA
- a CDS encoding ParB N-terminal domain-containing protein: protein MSNRLDVRFEPAYPLEKLRPADYNPRHLSEESFVRLQGSLRRHGVVKPVILNADGTLVAGHQRTKGLKAIGQTTTPAMILPQKVRLQDEIKFNLLHNRVETESSVVYAEPGPIGEWCWIPWQTIEVEESKNLPFQQAIAFMTAAHGPWGSVVIDDQGRVVLNAEYAAVAKTQRFDVLAWTVASFDAGQLVEDLTGEYGVYDWSGLEEQAPVWNQHIVQPNRLREHSSKAKKDQVRYKSEVWERLVLPWLTTSHRVVDFGAGHGDYARHLRTSGYRVQDYEPYRTLKGKYALDIRSIVGQIRGLERDLRANGLFEVVVLDSVINATTSLEYQHWVLLAVNALCAADGQVCIGTRNLDRELAYENSEHSISRDSTRLSFLDAHNVDMRFTRGKWQRIRYHTPESLRGLLSRYFEEVELSDTTRATLKAVCRKPRPFPIEDYKEALDNEFNMPYPNEFRHNKHEGIVGILIELIKNRNAILEG from the coding sequence GTGAGCAACCGTCTCGACGTGCGCTTCGAACCGGCGTATCCGCTGGAAAAGCTGCGCCCGGCCGACTACAACCCGCGGCACCTGTCCGAGGAGTCGTTCGTGCGTCTGCAGGGTTCGCTGCGTCGCCACGGTGTGGTGAAGCCGGTGATCTTGAATGCGGACGGGACGTTGGTCGCCGGCCACCAGAGGACCAAGGGTCTCAAGGCGATCGGGCAGACGACGACACCGGCGATGATCCTGCCGCAGAAGGTCAGGTTGCAGGACGAGATCAAGTTCAACCTCCTTCACAACCGGGTCGAGACCGAGTCGTCAGTGGTCTACGCGGAGCCGGGGCCGATTGGGGAGTGGTGCTGGATTCCGTGGCAGACCATCGAGGTGGAGGAGTCGAAGAACCTGCCGTTCCAGCAGGCCATCGCGTTCATGACGGCGGCGCACGGGCCGTGGGGGTCGGTCGTCATTGATGACCAGGGCCGCGTCGTGCTGAACGCGGAGTACGCGGCGGTCGCCAAGACGCAACGCTTCGATGTGCTGGCGTGGACGGTGGCCTCGTTCGACGCTGGGCAGCTCGTCGAAGACCTCACTGGTGAGTACGGCGTGTACGACTGGTCCGGCCTGGAGGAGCAGGCGCCGGTGTGGAACCAGCACATCGTTCAGCCCAACCGGCTTCGCGAGCACTCCTCGAAGGCGAAGAAGGACCAGGTGCGCTACAAGTCGGAGGTGTGGGAGCGGCTGGTGCTGCCGTGGCTGACGACCTCGCACCGGGTGGTGGACTTCGGTGCCGGCCATGGCGACTACGCCCGGCACCTGCGTACGAGTGGTTACCGGGTGCAGGACTACGAGCCGTACCGCACCCTGAAGGGCAAGTACGCGCTGGATATTCGCAGCATCGTCGGGCAGATCCGCGGCCTGGAACGCGACCTGCGTGCGAACGGCCTCTTCGAGGTCGTGGTGCTGGACTCGGTGATCAACGCGACGACGTCCCTGGAGTACCAGCACTGGGTGTTGCTGGCGGTCAACGCGCTGTGTGCGGCGGACGGGCAGGTGTGCATCGGCACGCGCAATCTGGACCGGGAGCTGGCCTACGAGAATTCCGAGCACTCCATCAGCCGCGACTCGACCCGGCTGAGCTTCCTTGATGCGCACAACGTGGACATGCGCTTCACACGGGGGAAGTGGCAGCGGATCCGGTATCACACGCCCGAGTCGCTGCGGGGGCTGCTGTCGCGCTACTTCGAGGAAGTGGAGCTGAGCGACACGACACGGGCCACGCTCAAGGCGGTGTGCCGCAAGCCGCGTCCCTTCCCGATCGAGGACTACAAGGAAGCCCTCGATAACGAGTTCAACATGCCCTACCCCAATGAATTCCGACACAATAAACATGAGGGAATTGTGGGAATTCTGATAGAATTGATCAAGAATAGGAATGCCATTTTGGAGGGGTAG
- a CDS encoding RNA recognition motif domain-containing protein has translation MSKRLYVGSLAYSVTDAGLWTLFTRCGEVSFAKVMTDPISGQTRGFGFVEMFTAEGTEKAIAELHGSLHEGRKITVSVAHSNATMSGKVGRSLASRHGRTGTAQDARSRLSELGRAASQKGKSQ, from the coding sequence GTGAGTAAACGGTTGTACGTCGGGAGTCTTGCCTACAGCGTCACCGACGCTGGTCTGTGGACGCTCTTCACCCGCTGTGGGGAAGTGAGTTTCGCCAAGGTCATGACGGACCCCATCAGCGGCCAGACCAGAGGGTTTGGATTCGTGGAGATGTTCACGGCCGAGGGGACCGAGAAGGCCATCGCCGAACTCCACGGCAGCCTCCACGAGGGGCGCAAGATCACGGTGAGCGTCGCCCATTCGAACGCCACCATGTCAGGGAAGGTCGGCCGGTCGCTTGCCTCCCGCCATGGACGCACCGGGACAGCCCAAGACGCCCGCAGCAGGCTGAGCGAACTGGGCCGCGCCGCCTCCCAGAAGGGAAAGAGCCAGTGA
- a CDS encoding XRE family transcriptional regulator, translating into MGDILVSRLRDAMLGLGQRPPDVRPESLDRDLSRALTDFHTCQYASLAIRLPRLIQAGHALTTSSDSPQHHLLLAHCYTLATRMFIKLDEQQLGWMAADRARQLATTANDPLAVAEAARNLAVLARKAHWHDQALSLALAAADDPALRAAGRRGAAQRGLLIQSAAYTAARNGDRDGMRDLTAEAASIADGLGGTTLLRDHGGGFSPVTVQLHLVSAENSAGDPAAALAAARVLSPRALPSDERRSRYHTDVATALAHRGRRDECVRALLAAEQQAPEETHARPAVKSLISGLLVSGRTTPELRGLAARSGVLA; encoded by the coding sequence TTGGGGGACATCCTCGTCAGCCGTCTACGGGATGCGATGCTCGGCCTGGGCCAGCGGCCCCCCGACGTGCGCCCCGAGTCTCTGGACCGGGACCTGTCCCGCGCCCTGACCGACTTCCACACCTGCCAGTACGCCAGCCTCGCCATCCGGCTGCCCCGGCTCATCCAAGCCGGGCACGCGCTGACCACCAGCAGCGACAGCCCCCAGCATCACCTGCTGCTCGCCCACTGCTACACCCTGGCCACCCGCATGTTCATCAAACTCGACGAACAGCAGCTCGGCTGGATGGCCGCCGACCGCGCCCGCCAACTCGCCACCACCGCCAATGACCCACTCGCGGTAGCAGAGGCCGCCCGAAATCTTGCTGTCCTGGCACGTAAAGCCCACTGGCACGATCAGGCGCTCTCCCTCGCCCTGGCCGCCGCCGACGACCCCGCCCTCCGCGCCGCCGGACGGCGGGGCGCTGCTCAGCGCGGCCTGCTCATCCAGTCCGCGGCCTACACCGCCGCCCGCAACGGCGACCGCGACGGCATGCGCGACCTGACCGCCGAAGCCGCGTCCATCGCCGACGGGCTCGGAGGAACCACTTTGCTTCGCGACCACGGCGGCGGCTTCAGCCCCGTCACCGTCCAGCTTCACCTGGTCTCCGCAGAAAATTCCGCCGGCGACCCAGCAGCCGCGCTCGCCGCGGCCCGCGTCCTCTCGCCCAGGGCCCTGCCCAGCGACGAGCGGCGCTCTCGCTACCACACGGACGTTGCCACCGCCCTCGCTCACCGCGGCCGCCGCGACGAATGCGTACGCGCACTCCTGGCCGCCGAACAGCAAGCGCCGGAAGAGACCCACGCGCGCCCCGCTGTGAAGTCGCTCATCTCCGGGCTGCTGGTCTCCGGACGCACCACGCCGGAACTACGTGGTCTCGCCGCACGCTCAGGCGTCCTAGCCTGA
- a CDS encoding ParB/RepB/Spo0J family partition protein codes for MSTSRIPASLADLAVPVDQLAAYHRNPRTGDLDAIAESLSTNGQYRPIVVNKGSLTGRPNEVLAGNHTLKAAKRLGWKEIAVTWLDVDADAAAKIVIVDNRTNDLAGYDTALLADILTDLPDLQGTGYDQAQLDQLLDDTALPAPIELPTDGAGTGAAATVDYLQWGYLQWSSTRVRITQAEVELLDALYRQFVDAHDSDMGFGWHVLNEEHQAREGDVA; via the coding sequence GTGTCCACCTCTCGCATCCCGGCCTCGCTCGCGGACCTGGCCGTACCTGTCGATCAGCTCGCCGCCTACCACCGCAACCCGCGCACCGGTGATCTCGATGCGATCGCCGAGTCGCTGTCGACGAACGGCCAGTACCGGCCGATCGTCGTCAACAAGGGCTCGCTTACCGGGCGGCCGAATGAGGTTCTGGCGGGCAACCACACACTGAAGGCGGCCAAGCGGCTCGGCTGGAAGGAGATCGCGGTCACCTGGCTCGACGTGGACGCCGACGCGGCAGCGAAGATCGTCATCGTCGACAACCGCACCAACGACCTGGCCGGGTACGACACGGCGCTGCTCGCCGACATCCTCACCGACCTGCCCGACCTCCAGGGCACCGGGTACGACCAGGCGCAGCTGGACCAGCTCCTCGATGACACGGCCCTGCCGGCGCCGATCGAGCTGCCGACCGACGGGGCCGGGACGGGGGCTGCGGCCACGGTGGACTACTTGCAGTGGGGCTATCTTCAGTGGTCTTCGACGCGGGTGCGGATCACGCAGGCCGAGGTCGAGTTGCTGGACGCGCTGTACCGGCAGTTCGTCGATGCGCACGACTCGGACATGGGCTTCGGCTGGCACGTGCTCAATGAGGAGCACCAGGCCCGCGAGGGGGACGTGGCGTGA